A segment of the Candidatus Protochlamydia naegleriophila genome:
ATCAAGAATTTGTAATCAACGGGAGATTTGGCAAACAGGCTTTTGGATGTGATTAATATAGCCATTAGCGCGCTGGAGAAGGTTTTTCCAGCTAGGAGTCTTTTCAGATAGTTCTTTATTCAAACTAGCAAAAAAGCACTGGGTATAGAGGCCTCCAAAGCGAGAACCATAAGAGAATTGCCCCGGACTGCAGCTAGAAATCAGGATACACCCTTTTGCATTGCAAAAAAGCTGCCTGTATCCCCGATTGTTGGGTTGAATTGTGGAGAGGTTAACCTGGATATTTTTTCCTTCGTTCGTAAATCCCCTTTCAACGTAGTTATTGCAACAATCGGACATAATTAAGGCAAATCTAGGCTTTTTATCACTAATCGTATCCGAGACCCATTTTAAATCGATCCCTTGCTTATAGAATTCAAACATCAAAAAAGGACAAGGCGTATTTTTTTGAGCCGTTCTATAACCATGTCCTGAAAAGAAAAAGACTACAGCATCATCAGCGCCAACTGCCAGATCCTTTATGTAATTGGAAACGACATCTTTTTGAAACTCTCGTCCCGAAAAGCTCTTTTCTTTCAGCGTCATCTGCGTGTGTTTGGAGATCACTCTCAACTCTTGCTGCCACTTGGCAAGATCTGGTCTTGTAATCGAACTGATGTCATGGACCGTATCAGCCACAAGAATGGCATGTAGCGTCTTGGCCATGATGGTTTGGCTTGGAAGAATCAAGCCAATTAATAAAACAATGTAAATGGAAACTTTATTCATGAGTGCCCTTAAAATAGTGGGAAGGAGGTAATTCTAGTTAAGCGCTGAATTATACGCAATCTATTACCCTCACAAGGCATTCTGAGGATCAATTTCACTTTTTAATTATATATAAAAATAGGTGTAAGAAACGATCTATTGATCGTTCGTAAAAAATTTAGGGAAGGTGGATGAATCTTTTAGTGAAAACGGCGATAGGGAGAGAAGCAATCAAACATTCAAGCCAATGCTTCGATTCATGAGCATCGCATCGACTAGGACAAGGGCAAACATAGCCTCAACCACAGGAACGGCTCTAATCGCTACGCAAGGATCGTGGCGTGAGCCTTCCGGCAATTTTAGATTTTTCGATTCCCCTTCGATCGAGGCAGTCTTTTGATCCTGCCCAATGGTAGAGGTTGGTTTAAAGGGAACACGGACCACAATTGGCATGCCATTTGAAATTCCGCCAAGAGTCCCGCCTGCATGGTTGCTCGTCAAAATAATTTTTTGGTTTTCAATGGCGAAAGGATCATTATGTTCCGAACCTTTCATGCCGGCTGCCATGAATCCACATCCTATCTCAAATCCTTTAGAAGCTGGTATGGAAAGCATGGCTTTGGCTAAATTGGCCTCTAATTTTTCGTAGACCGGGTCTCCGAAGCCTACAGGGACATTGAAAGCAGCAGCTTCGACAATGCCGCCGACCGAATCTTTTTCTTTCTTAGCCATATCAATGGCAGCCTCTATCTGCTGGGCCGTTGCAGAATCGGGACAAAAAACTGCGCTTTCTCTTATGCGTACATGCAAAAGGCTCGTATCGCTGCTAAAGTACGATAAATCAAAGTCTCCTTTTATAGCCCCTGCCGACCGCAAGAAAGCGACGACTTTCACACCAATGACTGATAATATCTTTTTAGCAATAGCGCCGGCTGCTACCCTGCAAGCCGTCTCTCTTGCAGAGGCTCGCCCGCCACCTCGATGATCGAAGCTGCCATACTTTTGCAAGTAGGTATAGTTGGCATGTCCCGGCCTTAATAAAGTTTGCATGGATTCATATGACTGCGATCGTGCATCCAGATTCCAGATGATCAGTGAAATGGGAGCTCCGGTTGTCGCCCCTTCAAAAACCCCGGATAAAATTTCAACGCAATCTTTTTCCTGCCTAGGAGAAGTAAAGGCATTTCGTCCCGGCATCCGCCAAAATAATTCAGCGTTAATATCATCCTCGCTCAAGGCTAGGCCGGCTGGACACCCATCGACAACTACTCCAATGGCCTTACCGTGCGACTCGCCCCAAGTCACAATTTTAAATATATTTCCAAAACTATTCGACGCCACCTAAAACCTCTTCTCATCCTTGATAGTTGAGCGCATCTTGCAGACTTAACGACATCTCATAGAGACGTTTTAAGGTCTGCGTCATATCTTCTTGCTGGATCGTCAAAATCTGATCCGCCCATTTTTCGTAGATAGCCGATCTCTCTTCATATAAATGCTTTAATGAATTTTCAGGATCACCTTTATCTAAATAAGAGGGCAAAGAAGTGCGAGTCAAAATCCGCTCCTTTAAAACCTGGAAAGACACTTCCAGATAAATAACATGGCTATGTTTTTTTAAAGAGTATCCATTGCTCTCATTCATCAAACACCCGCCTCCGGTTGCAATGACAGCTCCTCTTAAGGTATGCTCCAACCCCGCCACGACCTCTGCTTCCAAGCGACGAAAGTAATCTTTGCTAAAGGTACGGTAGATTTCTCTGCACGACAAAGAGGGATGGTATTGCTGGATCAAGTCATCTGTGTCAATAAAAGGGCGATTAAGCTGCTTGGCAAGCAATCGGCCAAAGGTTGTTTTTCCACTGGCTTGAAAGCCAATAAGCATCACATTCTTAGCCAACATAAGCCCCCATATTCCTCATATCTTCAATAAATCCAGGATAACTCTTTTGGATGCATGCCGTTCCTTCAACGATCGTTTCTCCCTCTGCAGCCAATCCCGCAACGATCAATGCCATGGCCATGCGATGGTCCTGATAACTTTGGACTAGGGCTCCTTTTAAATTCGACGGATGAATAGTCAACACATCGGCAGTCTCTTCGATCCTAGCCCCCATTTTTTTTAATTCTTTAGTGATGCAAGCCAATCGGTCGCTTTCCTTGTGGCGGGCAATTGCCCCATTGACTAAACGCGTTTCGCCTTCGGCAAAGCATCCCAAGACAGCTAAAATAGGGACTGCGTCAATAAATGCATTGACATCAATTTCTTTTCCAATGAGGAGCGATCCTTTACAGACGCGCAAAGAGCCGGCTGTGCGGTCAATGTCAATAGCGGCGCCCATCGATTGCAAGAGATAAACAAGCTCTTTATCTCCTTGTATATCATCCATGTCAGCTCGATGGATAGTAATCTCAGACTTCGTCACCAAGGCTGCAACGATCGGGAAAGCTGCCGAACTCAAGTCACCTGGAATCTGTATGTGAAAACTCGGCCTTTCACGGCATCCTTTTACGACAAAATGTTCAAAGTTTTCTTGCGTATAAGAAACTCCTAAGCGATCAAGCCATGAAAGCGTTAAGGCAATCCAGGGCTTTTCGCCAGCTTTACGA
Coding sequences within it:
- a CDS encoding caspase family protein, encoding MNKVSIYIVLLIGLILPSQTIMAKTLHAILVADTVHDISSITRPDLAKWQQELRVISKHTQMTLKEKSFSGREFQKDVVSNYIKDLAVGADDAVVFFFSGHGYRTAQKNTPCPFLMFEFYKQGIDLKWVSDTISDKKPRFALIMSDCCNNYVERGFTNEGKNIQVNLSTIQPNNRGYRQLFCNAKGCILISSCSPGQFSYGSRFGGLYTQCFFASLNKELSEKTPSWKNLLQRANGYINHIQKPVCQISR
- the aroC gene encoding chorismate synthase codes for the protein MASNSFGNIFKIVTWGESHGKAIGVVVDGCPAGLALSEDDINAELFWRMPGRNAFTSPRQEKDCVEILSGVFEGATTGAPISLIIWNLDARSQSYESMQTLLRPGHANYTYLQKYGSFDHRGGGRASARETACRVAAGAIAKKILSVIGVKVVAFLRSAGAIKGDFDLSYFSSDTSLLHVRIRESAVFCPDSATAQQIEAAIDMAKKEKDSVGGIVEAAAFNVPVGFGDPVYEKLEANLAKAMLSIPASKGFEIGCGFMAAGMKGSEHNDPFAIENQKIILTSNHAGGTLGGISNGMPIVVRVPFKPTSTIGQDQKTASIEGESKNLKLPEGSRHDPCVAIRAVPVVEAMFALVLVDAMLMNRSIGLNV
- a CDS encoding shikimate kinase — translated: MLAKNVMLIGFQASGKTTFGRLLAKQLNRPFIDTDDLIQQYHPSLSCREIYRTFSKDYFRRLEAEVVAGLEHTLRGAVIATGGGCLMNESNGYSLKKHSHVIYLEVSFQVLKERILTRTSLPSYLDKGDPENSLKHLYEERSAIYEKWADQILTIQQEDMTQTLKRLYEMSLSLQDALNYQG